Proteins encoded by one window of Dokdonella sp.:
- a CDS encoding nucleotidyl transferase AbiEii/AbiGii toxin family protein yields MDKTYADTVRLLLAVAPDVFANDIFAMKGGTAINLFVRDMPRLSVDIDVVYLPWQTPRDEALQAINQELAAIATRVAPLGVQTRLVRAKDLGDTKLIVENDANQVKIEVNVVFRGSVLPVERRPLSAKTSDLFGVEFELPVLAPDELYASKLVAALDRQHPRDLFDVWQLYESGDISDGMVECFVIYLAGHNRPPHEVLFGNDKDIAGEYERAFVGMTEVDCSLETLLEARARVRRELPQRLSTAHKQFLSGLVRAEPDWSLVQCQHAAQLPALRWKLANLETFRKRRPDDFAAQSAALDTGLGQS; encoded by the coding sequence ATGGATAAGACCTACGCGGACACCGTTCGCCTGCTGCTGGCCGTCGCGCCCGACGTGTTCGCCAACGACATCTTCGCCATGAAGGGCGGCACGGCCATCAACCTCTTCGTGCGGGACATGCCGCGCCTGTCGGTGGACATCGACGTGGTGTACCTCCCATGGCAGACGCCGCGCGACGAAGCGCTGCAAGCCATCAACCAGGAGCTGGCCGCCATCGCCACGCGCGTTGCACCACTGGGCGTGCAGACACGCCTGGTTCGCGCCAAGGACCTGGGGGACACCAAGCTGATCGTCGAGAACGACGCCAACCAGGTGAAGATCGAGGTCAACGTCGTGTTCCGAGGCAGCGTGCTGCCCGTCGAGCGGCGGCCGCTGAGCGCCAAGACCAGCGATCTGTTCGGCGTCGAGTTCGAGCTGCCGGTTCTGGCACCGGACGAGCTGTACGCCAGCAAGCTGGTGGCCGCGCTGGATCGGCAGCACCCCCGCGACCTGTTCGACGTGTGGCAGCTCTACGAATCGGGCGACATCAGCGACGGCATGGTCGAGTGCTTCGTGATCTATCTGGCGGGCCACAACCGGCCGCCCCACGAAGTGCTGTTCGGCAACGACAAGGACATCGCCGGCGAGTACGAGCGGGCCTTTGTCGGCATGACCGAAGTGGACTGCTCCCTGGAGACACTGCTCGAAGCTCGCGCCAGGGTGCGGCGCGAGCTGCCACAGCGACTGAGCACCGCTCACAAGCAGTTTCTGAGCGGGCTGGTGCGCGCAGAACCGGACTGGTCGCTGGTGCAATGCCAACACGCCGCTCAACTGCCGGCACTGCGCTGGAAGCTCGCCAATCTCGAAACCTTCCGCAAGCGCCGTCCCGACGACTTCGCAGCGCAATCCGCCGCCCTCGACACCGGCTTGGGCCAGAGCTGA
- a CDS encoding type IV toxin-antitoxin system AbiEi family antitoxin domain-containing protein, with protein MDGNSRHQVIKRLQAGLPRGAPFDLATLSQFGVSPQLAAHYADGGWLVRLAHGVYAFPNDEFGVYGALKFLQQRVPGLHVGGKSALALQGVRHNLGSREALVLWGDGRFALPVWFTSRFPARYVHARLFDWPDTVLAGKTLTTPPGLPEDLRVAASERAVLELLYEAGVKQSLEEARNIFDGLRSPRKDLLGQLLSCCTSVKAVRLFLTWARETSLVDVDALLEQYPVRTGSNTRWMSRLDDGTLLSLKPHG; from the coding sequence ATGGATGGAAATTCTCGGCACCAGGTAATCAAGCGGCTGCAGGCGGGACTCCCCCGCGGGGCGCCGTTCGACCTTGCCACCCTGAGCCAGTTCGGGGTGTCGCCCCAGCTCGCCGCCCACTATGCCGACGGCGGGTGGCTCGTGCGCCTGGCCCATGGCGTCTATGCCTTCCCGAACGATGAATTCGGGGTCTACGGTGCGCTGAAGTTCCTGCAACAGCGCGTGCCCGGCCTGCACGTCGGCGGCAAGAGCGCCCTGGCCCTGCAGGGTGTGCGGCACAACCTGGGCAGCCGGGAGGCGCTGGTGCTGTGGGGCGACGGTCGCTTTGCGTTGCCGGTCTGGTTCACTTCGCGCTTTCCGGCCCGCTACGTCCACGCCCGCCTGTTCGACTGGCCGGATACGGTGTTGGCCGGCAAGACCCTGACCACGCCGCCTGGCCTGCCCGAGGATCTGCGGGTGGCTGCCTCCGAGCGTGCCGTTCTGGAGTTGCTGTACGAAGCCGGCGTCAAGCAGAGCCTCGAAGAGGCCCGCAACATCTTTGATGGACTGCGTTCCCCCCGCAAGGATTTGCTCGGACAACTGCTGTCCTGCTGCACCAGCGTGAAGGCCGTGCGCCTGTTCCTCACCTGGGCGCGCGAGACCAGCCTCGTGGATGTCGATGCCCTGCTGGAGCAGTACCCGGTTCGCACCGGCAGCAACACGCGCTGGATGAGCCGGCTCGATGACGGAACCCTGCTGAGCCTGAAACCTCATGGATAA
- a CDS encoding conjugal transfer protein TraG N-terminal domain-containing protein, whose translation MTLYTTDYLEYYLTLVAWVVNNGIWSILVASGVFALPFVAIVIQEWLKARGEGADEGNKGVLSSMRIENRVWVAIVVIMFAGIPFIPVDLATIKFDTTRSAQCQVNVPLPNDTGWSNVYTALNDQSALVPVWWFFMHALSKAVTGSAVAAIPCGTDLRQIRMDVDATRIDDPVLAQEVADFTHDCYGPSRAKLFMNRPTLSDEQMNDVTWIGSSYFLDTPGFYDTYRAKTPRTAWPYDATRDAGLAQVDSGGGYPSCRQWWADGGQGLRSRLLAQVDPDLLTRIGRWVGFLSQSEVNDSVIRAVVSPRQQKMNQGAVYTDYGGQIDKTLPNIVTRGASDLGLTVGSLGFFPAMDVVRQALPMVLAMLKMALVICIPLVLLIGTYDLKTVVTVSCVQFALFFVDFWFQLARWIDSTILDALYGWGFGADRPHTNFDPLIGLNNAFGDMLLNFVMAMMFIVLPTFWVMALAWAGVRTGNIVQGLSTATSDAKGAGGRGAGMAMSAVSKK comes from the coding sequence ATGACGCTCTACACCACGGACTACCTGGAGTATTACCTGACCCTGGTGGCTTGGGTGGTCAACAACGGCATCTGGAGCATCCTCGTGGCCAGCGGGGTGTTCGCGCTGCCGTTCGTGGCCATCGTGATCCAGGAATGGCTCAAGGCCCGCGGCGAAGGTGCGGACGAGGGCAACAAGGGCGTGCTGTCGTCGATGCGCATCGAGAACCGGGTGTGGGTGGCGATCGTGGTCATCATGTTCGCCGGCATCCCGTTCATCCCGGTGGATCTCGCCACGATCAAGTTCGACACCACGCGCTCCGCGCAATGCCAGGTCAACGTCCCACTGCCCAACGACACGGGCTGGTCCAACGTCTACACGGCGCTAAACGACCAGAGCGCGCTGGTGCCGGTGTGGTGGTTCTTCATGCACGCGCTGTCGAAAGCCGTGACGGGCTCCGCGGTGGCAGCGATTCCCTGCGGCACGGACCTGCGTCAGATTCGCATGGATGTGGATGCCACGCGCATCGACGATCCGGTGCTGGCACAGGAGGTCGCCGACTTCACGCACGACTGCTACGGGCCGTCGCGCGCCAAGCTGTTCATGAACCGGCCGACGCTCTCCGACGAGCAGATGAACGACGTCACCTGGATCGGGTCGAGTTACTTCCTCGACACGCCCGGCTTCTATGACACCTATCGCGCCAAGACCCCACGCACGGCCTGGCCCTACGACGCGACCCGCGATGCAGGGCTGGCACAGGTGGACAGCGGCGGCGGCTATCCGTCCTGCCGGCAGTGGTGGGCCGATGGCGGCCAGGGACTGCGCAGCCGGCTGCTGGCACAGGTCGACCCGGACCTGCTGACCCGCATCGGGCGCTGGGTGGGCTTCCTGTCGCAGAGCGAGGTCAATGACTCAGTGATCCGCGCCGTCGTCTCACCGCGGCAGCAGAAGATGAACCAGGGCGCCGTCTACACCGACTACGGCGGCCAGATCGACAAGACGCTGCCGAACATCGTCACGCGCGGCGCGAGCGACCTGGGGCTGACCGTCGGCTCGCTGGGCTTCTTTCCGGCGATGGACGTGGTGCGCCAGGCGCTGCCGATGGTGCTGGCGATGCTCAAGATGGCGCTAGTCATCTGCATCCCGCTGGTGCTGCTGATCGGCACCTACGACCTGAAGACGGTGGTGACGGTGAGCTGCGTCCAGTTCGCGCTGTTCTTCGTGGACTTCTGGTTCCAGCTCGCACGCTGGATCGACAGCACGATCCTGGATGCGCTCTACGGTTGGGGGTTTGGCGCGGACAGGCCGCACACGAACTTCGATCCGCTGATCGGCTTGAACAACGCCTTTGGCGACATGCTGCTCAACTTCGTCATGGCGATGATGTTCATCGTGCTGCCGACGTTTTGGGTGATGGCATTGGCTTGGGCAGGCGTGCGCACGGGAAATATCGTGCAGGGGTTGTCCACCGCCACCTCGGACGCCAAAGGCGCTGGGGGGCGTGGCGCTGGCATGGCAATGAGCGCCGTATCGAAGAAGTGA
- a CDS encoding integrating conjugative element protein, with amino-acid sequence MNASLPDFLRRAKSHLRATLLVAAITLVVGVAWAQTRIDPNGVNVSGSVIGDDVLYSIGGGRAVSMGGAGNMQSIGVGVGWNSNLICGDMSITTTLQNQLNGITNGFQTIMSNVIQNATSAVASLPALIIQRADPGLYNLLTNGILQARLDFDRSKMTCRAIANRMADMAGGQAGWDQLAEGMALRDAVSSTDAVAAIEQAESNKGNNGVPWVGGGNAGGSGQSSIKVVGDVTRAGYNLLNGRSATDSSSIARSACGNRLTCQTWFSPQAAADWATRVLGEREQRTCENCTKTQTTPGVGLTPMIQEEYETKLQALQELVTGARPTTLANLDAAGSSSLPITRGVIEALRDEPDQDVLGRRLASEAALSSVLEKALLLQRTLLTGKKEPNVAANELAVQAVGQENSALEQEINNLKTELELRRTLAGNSAMAIIQRHSTRAAGSRGVFEGDTTRDRLREVQKPRSGTP; translated from the coding sequence ATGAACGCCTCCCTCCCTGACTTCCTGCGTCGCGCGAAGTCGCACCTGCGGGCCACGCTGCTCGTGGCGGCCATCACGCTGGTCGTCGGCGTCGCCTGGGCGCAGACCCGCATCGACCCCAATGGCGTGAACGTCAGCGGCAGCGTGATCGGCGACGACGTGCTCTACAGCATCGGCGGCGGCCGGGCCGTGTCGATGGGTGGTGCCGGCAACATGCAGAGCATCGGCGTCGGCGTCGGCTGGAACAGCAACCTGATCTGCGGCGACATGAGCATCACCACGACGCTGCAGAACCAGCTCAACGGCATCACCAACGGCTTCCAGACGATCATGAGCAACGTGATCCAGAACGCCACCAGCGCCGTGGCCTCGCTGCCGGCCCTGATCATCCAGCGCGCCGACCCGGGTCTGTACAACCTGCTCACCAACGGCATCCTGCAGGCGCGCCTGGATTTCGACCGCTCGAAGATGACCTGCCGCGCCATCGCCAATCGCATGGCGGACATGGCCGGCGGCCAGGCCGGCTGGGACCAGCTCGCCGAAGGGATGGCGCTGCGGGATGCGGTCAGCAGCACCGATGCCGTCGCCGCCATCGAGCAGGCCGAGTCCAACAAGGGAAACAACGGCGTGCCATGGGTCGGCGGCGGCAACGCGGGCGGCTCCGGTCAGAGTTCGATCAAGGTGGTCGGCGACGTGACGCGCGCGGGCTACAACCTGCTCAACGGGCGCAGCGCCACCGATAGCTCGTCGATCGCGCGCAGCGCCTGCGGCAACCGCCTGACCTGCCAAACCTGGTTCTCGCCCCAGGCGGCCGCGGACTGGGCGACCCGCGTGTTGGGCGAACGCGAGCAGCGCACCTGCGAAAACTGCACGAAGACCCAGACCACGCCTGGCGTCGGGCTGACGCCAATGATCCAGGAAGAGTACGAGACCAAGCTGCAGGCGCTGCAGGAACTGGTGACGGGCGCCCGGCCGACGACGCTGGCCAATCTCGACGCAGCCGGCAGCAGCTCGCTGCCGATCACCCGCGGCGTGATCGAGGCCCTGCGTGACGAGCCCGACCAGGACGTGCTGGGCCGGCGCCTCGCGTCCGAGGCGGCGCTGTCCAGCGTGCTGGAGAAGGCCCTGCTGCTGCAACGCACGTTGCTGACCGGCAAGAAGGAGCCGAACGTCGCCGCCAACGAGCTGGCCGTGCAGGCGGTCGGCCAGGAGAACAGCGCACTGGAGCAGGAGATCAACAACCTCAAGACCGAGCTGGAGCTGCGGCGCACGCTGGCCGGCAACTCGGCGATGGCGATCATCCAGCGCCACAGCACCCGCGCTGCCGGTTCGCGCGGCGTCTTCGAGGGCGACACCACGCGCGACCGTCTGCGGGAAGTCCAGAAGCCGCGGAGCGGTACGCCATGA
- a CDS encoding TIGR03756 family integrating conjugative element protein, giving the protein MSLLLASRRLRATAAALLLSAATSTFALDTATIVSSALSPDCLEYRVVGICYWLYCTPFGCSVRTSVKVRHYVPDAVVSSYSNTGENPWQEVRAMSMPNPSAKAGGDGTTNHDNENNLAKFKNADVIGHPAGMVFSQFASASGYTCEGAGTAFMPYLLSTLDTIAWRYNIPEALYPEALIPGRREIGTRTGLNLWGNVYPRGGFLHQTDDHKSGAVVAQRAGDIVTRRNQIHVYQPLLANARDGYWPAGALMETDASTGKWQELTPTLSNSCVVFPHSRTRVQAQQGDYAWALWRPYSCCRRRGQVFLGSVDFM; this is encoded by the coding sequence ATGAGCCTCCTGCTGGCATCCCGGCGCCTGCGAGCCACCGCCGCCGCGCTGCTGCTGAGCGCGGCCACGTCGACGTTCGCCCTGGACACCGCCACCATCGTCTCGTCGGCGCTGTCCCCCGACTGCCTCGAATATCGCGTGGTCGGAATCTGCTACTGGCTGTACTGCACGCCATTCGGCTGCTCGGTTCGCACCTCCGTCAAGGTGCGCCACTACGTCCCCGATGCAGTGGTGTCGAGCTACTCGAACACCGGCGAAAACCCGTGGCAGGAAGTCAGGGCGATGAGCATGCCCAACCCGAGCGCCAAGGCTGGCGGTGACGGCACGACCAACCACGACAACGAGAACAACCTCGCCAAGTTCAAGAACGCCGATGTCATCGGCCATCCGGCCGGGATGGTGTTCAGCCAGTTCGCCAGCGCCTCCGGCTACACCTGCGAAGGCGCGGGCACGGCCTTCATGCCGTATCTGCTGAGCACGCTCGACACGATCGCCTGGCGCTACAACATCCCGGAAGCGCTCTACCCCGAAGCGCTCATCCCCGGCCGGCGCGAAATCGGTACGCGCACCGGCCTGAACCTCTGGGGCAACGTGTATCCCCGCGGTGGCTTCCTACACCAGACCGACGACCACAAGAGCGGCGCCGTGGTCGCGCAGCGCGCGGGCGACATCGTGACGCGCCGCAACCAGATTCACGTGTATCAGCCCCTGCTGGCCAACGCCCGCGACGGCTACTGGCCGGCCGGCGCGCTGATGGAGACCGACGCCTCGACGGGCAAGTGGCAGGAGCTGACGCCCACGCTCTCGAACAGTTGCGTGGTCTTCCCGCACAGCCGCACCCGCGTGCAGGCCCAGCAGGGCGACTACGCCTGGGCCTTGTGGCGGCCGTACTCCTGCTGCCGGCGCCGTGGCCAGGTCTTCCTCGGCAGCGTCGATTTCATGTGA
- a CDS encoding TIGR03757 family integrating conjugative element protein, with protein sequence MPAHFLNLPAVSRRSLAARLAAGLCAALLAPIAAAADVLVVTDSRHPVQAPAGVRVIELDQATRIEVELAAHLPADPRQAAALVRQGLHDGGEALQRRIGHAYQGVADAWGLGIAKIPAVVVDRRYVVYGEPDVPRAVARINAYRSTQP encoded by the coding sequence ATGCCGGCTCATTTCCTCAACCTTCCTGCCGTCTCGCGGCGCTCCCTGGCCGCCAGGCTGGCCGCTGGACTGTGCGCCGCGCTGCTCGCTCCCATCGCGGCGGCCGCCGATGTGCTCGTCGTCACCGACAGCCGTCATCCGGTGCAGGCCCCGGCCGGCGTGCGGGTCATCGAGCTGGACCAGGCCACGCGCATCGAGGTCGAACTCGCCGCGCACCTGCCGGCCGACCCGCGACAGGCCGCGGCCCTGGTGCGGCAGGGGTTGCATGACGGCGGCGAGGCCCTGCAGCGCCGCATCGGCCATGCCTACCAAGGTGTCGCGGATGCCTGGGGGCTGGGCATCGCCAAGATTCCCGCCGTGGTGGTCGATCGACGCTACGTGGTCTACGGCGAGCCCGACGTGCCCCGCGCCGTCGCGCGCATCAACGCCTACCGGAGCACGCAGCCATGA
- the radC gene encoding DNA repair protein RadC, with amino-acid sequence MSLVIADSRPESLTLIAAQHEDWIIRQAITLLENRVFKAGPALGSPAAVRDYLRLKLVAEPNEIFAVVFLDNQHQVLAFEPLFRGTVDQTSVYPRVVVQRALALNASALILAHQHPSGNTEPSAADRAITERLKSALATVDARVLDHFIVGKGSPYSFAEAGLL; translated from the coding sequence ATGTCTCTCGTCATCGCCGACTCCCGCCCGGAGTCGCTCACCCTGATCGCCGCCCAGCACGAAGACTGGATCATCCGGCAGGCCATCACCCTGCTGGAGAACCGCGTGTTCAAGGCCGGTCCGGCGCTGGGCAGTCCCGCCGCCGTGCGCGACTACCTGCGCCTGAAACTGGTCGCGGAGCCAAACGAAATCTTCGCCGTCGTGTTTCTCGACAACCAGCACCAGGTGCTCGCCTTTGAGCCGCTGTTCCGGGGCACGGTCGACCAGACTTCGGTGTATCCGAGGGTGGTGGTCCAGCGTGCGCTGGCGCTCAACGCTTCGGCGCTGATCCTGGCGCATCAGCATCCCTCGGGGAACACCGAGCCCTCGGCCGCTGATCGTGCGATCACCGAGCGGTTGAAGAGCGCCCTGGCCACCGTCGATGCCCGGGTGCTGGACCACTTCATCGTCGGCAAGGGCAGTCCGTACTCGTTCGCAGAAGCCGGCTTGTTGTAG
- a CDS encoding DsbA family protein, with protein MRMPSFARRHPWIGLLIVATIGVGSWMLLRAPQPATESMPLAAARSEASKPAGPPWLYGRADARFTVVGYADLECPYCRAYFPALKGWIDAHPEVNWQWHHLPLSMHEPAATAGARLAECAGETGGHATFWQAVAWLYAHTRGDGQGLPEGLRYPDLTPAMQGCLDSDRPDAVIRAQAAEAAQQGIAATPALQLRDRESGKTLLLHGPVEGDALLSAIDLLAVGSTTAAEPAHSPDMPAGVAGDMPR; from the coding sequence ATGCGCATGCCTTCATTCGCCCGCCGTCATCCCTGGATCGGTCTGCTGATCGTGGCGACGATTGGGGTTGGCTCGTGGATGCTGCTGCGCGCGCCGCAACCGGCAACCGAGTCCATGCCCCTGGCCGCCGCCCGGTCCGAAGCGTCGAAACCGGCCGGCCCGCCCTGGCTGTATGGCCGTGCCGATGCGCGCTTCACGGTGGTCGGGTACGCCGACCTGGAGTGTCCGTACTGCCGGGCCTACTTCCCCGCGCTCAAGGGCTGGATCGACGCCCATCCCGAGGTGAACTGGCAGTGGCACCACCTGCCGCTGTCCATGCACGAGCCGGCCGCGACTGCCGGGGCACGCCTGGCCGAGTGCGCGGGCGAGACGGGCGGACATGCCACCTTCTGGCAGGCCGTGGCGTGGCTCTACGCGCACACCCGTGGCGACGGCCAGGGCCTGCCGGAGGGCCTGCGCTATCCCGACCTCACGCCAGCCATGCAGGGTTGTCTCGACAGCGATCGCCCCGATGCCGTCATCCGTGCCCAGGCGGCGGAAGCGGCACAGCAGGGCATCGCGGCCACGCCGGCCCTGCAACTGCGCGACCGCGAGTCCGGCAAGACCCTCCTGCTGCACGGTCCCGTCGAAGGCGATGCCTTGCTGTCGGCCATCGACCTGCTCGCCGTCGGCAGCACGACCGCAGCCGAACCCGCCCATTCCCCAGACATGCCCGCCGGCGTTGCCGGTGACATGCCCAGGTAG
- a CDS encoding conjugative transfer ATPase, with product MAWSLPWSRKPDASPADAADAADDAWAQHVTALAAQGVAEPGSALGRGRRRPATQADHDALYGVAPSFADLLPWVEYLPDTKCMLLEDGQSVAAFFELAPVGTEGREMAWLWQARDALENALQDSFDELDDNPWVVQLYAQDEADWDNYRCSLANYLQPRAQGSAFSDFYLRFFAHHLRAIAKPGGLFEDTTVTRLPWRGQVRRVRMVVYRRTSATPASRRGQSPEQALTTICDRLAGGLANAGVKARRLGAADIHAWLLRWFNPNPTLLGATAEDRERFYALTRYPEEREEGEIELASGTDFAQRLFFGQPRSDVPNGLWFFDGMPHRVIVMDRLRTPPVTGHLTGETRKGGDAMNALFDQMPEDTVMCLTLVATPQDVLEAHLNHLARKAVGETLASEQTRQDVQQARGLIGSAHKLYRGALAFYLRGCDLAQLDARGLQLVNVMLNAGLQPVREEDEVAPLNSYLRWLPCVFDPAADKRQWYTQLVFAQHAANLAPVWGRSQGTGHPGITFFNRGGGPITFDPLNRLDRQMNAHLFLFGPTGSGKSATLNNILNQVTAIYRPRLFIVEAGNSFGLFGDFAARLGLTVHRVKLAPGAGVSLAPFADAWRLIDTPSQVQTLDADALDEDQTDAGMAVEGDEQRDVLGELEITARLMITGGEDKEEARMTRADRSLIRQCILDAAQHCVADRRTVLTRDVRDALRERARDATLPEMRRARLLEMADAMDMFCQGVDGEMFDRSGTPWPEADITIVDLATFAREGYNAQLSIAYISLINTVNNIAERDQFLGRPIINVTDEGHIITKNPLLAPYVVKITKMWRKLGAWFWLATQNLDDLPKAAEPMLNMIEWWICLSMPPDEVEKIARFRELNASQKALMLSARKEAGKFSEGVILSKSMEVLFRAVPPSLYLAMAMTEPEEKAERFQLMQQHGISELDAAFRVAEKIDRARGIEPLALDTLA from the coding sequence ATGGCCTGGTCGCTGCCGTGGTCACGCAAGCCCGACGCATCGCCTGCTGACGCCGCGGATGCGGCCGATGATGCTTGGGCACAGCACGTAACGGCGCTGGCGGCACAGGGTGTCGCCGAGCCGGGCAGCGCGCTCGGCCGGGGCCGGCGCAGGCCGGCCACCCAGGCCGACCACGATGCGCTCTATGGCGTCGCGCCGTCGTTCGCGGACTTGCTGCCCTGGGTCGAGTACCTGCCCGACACGAAGTGCATGTTGCTGGAAGACGGCCAGTCGGTGGCGGCCTTCTTCGAGCTGGCGCCAGTCGGTACCGAGGGCCGCGAGATGGCCTGGCTATGGCAGGCGCGCGATGCGCTGGAGAACGCCCTGCAGGACTCCTTCGACGAGTTGGACGACAACCCCTGGGTGGTGCAGCTCTACGCCCAGGACGAGGCCGACTGGGACAACTATCGGTGCTCCCTGGCGAACTATCTGCAGCCGCGTGCGCAGGGCAGCGCGTTCAGCGACTTCTACCTGCGCTTCTTCGCCCATCACCTGCGGGCCATCGCCAAGCCGGGGGGCCTGTTCGAGGACACCACGGTGACGCGCCTGCCGTGGCGCGGCCAGGTCCGGCGCGTGCGCATGGTGGTCTACCGCCGCACGTCCGCGACCCCGGCCTCGCGGCGCGGCCAGTCGCCCGAGCAGGCGCTGACCACGATCTGCGACCGCCTCGCCGGCGGGCTGGCGAATGCCGGCGTGAAAGCCCGACGGCTCGGCGCGGCGGACATTCACGCCTGGCTGCTGCGCTGGTTCAACCCGAATCCGACTTTGCTCGGCGCCACTGCCGAAGACCGGGAACGCTTCTACGCGCTGACCCGCTACCCGGAAGAGCGGGAGGAGGGTGAGATCGAACTCGCCAGCGGCACCGACTTCGCGCAGCGCCTGTTCTTCGGCCAGCCACGTTCGGACGTGCCCAACGGCCTGTGGTTCTTCGACGGCATGCCGCATCGGGTGATCGTGATGGATCGCCTGCGCACGCCACCCGTGACGGGCCATCTGACGGGCGAGACGCGCAAAGGCGGCGATGCCATGAACGCGCTGTTCGACCAGATGCCCGAGGACACGGTGATGTGCCTGACGCTGGTCGCCACACCCCAGGACGTGCTGGAGGCGCACCTCAACCACCTCGCCAGGAAGGCCGTCGGCGAAACCCTGGCCTCGGAGCAGACCCGGCAAGACGTGCAGCAGGCGCGCGGCCTGATCGGCAGCGCGCACAAGCTCTACCGCGGTGCGCTGGCGTTCTACCTGCGCGGCTGCGACCTGGCCCAGCTCGATGCGCGCGGCCTGCAGCTCGTCAACGTGATGCTCAACGCCGGCCTGCAACCGGTGCGCGAAGAGGACGAGGTGGCGCCGCTGAACAGCTATCTGCGCTGGCTGCCGTGCGTGTTCGATCCGGCTGCCGACAAGCGCCAGTGGTACACCCAGCTCGTGTTCGCGCAACACGCGGCGAACCTGGCGCCGGTCTGGGGCCGCAGCCAGGGCACGGGGCATCCGGGCATCACGTTCTTCAACCGCGGCGGCGGCCCGATCACCTTCGATCCGTTGAACCGCCTCGACCGGCAGATGAACGCGCATCTGTTCCTCTTCGGCCCCACGGGTTCGGGCAAGAGCGCGACGCTCAACAACATCCTGAATCAGGTGACGGCGATCTATCGGCCGCGCCTGTTCATCGTCGAGGCGGGCAACAGCTTCGGCCTGTTTGGCGACTTCGCGGCACGATTGGGTCTCACCGTGCATCGGGTGAAACTTGCGCCCGGCGCGGGCGTCAGTCTGGCTCCGTTCGCCGACGCCTGGCGCTTGATCGATACGCCGAGCCAGGTACAGACGCTGGACGCCGATGCGCTCGACGAAGACCAGACCGATGCCGGCATGGCCGTGGAAGGTGACGAGCAGCGCGACGTGCTCGGGGAGCTGGAGATCACTGCACGACTGATGATCACCGGCGGCGAGGACAAGGAAGAAGCGCGCATGACGCGCGCCGACCGCAGCCTGATCCGCCAGTGCATTCTCGATGCGGCCCAGCATTGCGTGGCGGACAGACGCACGGTGCTCACGCGCGATGTGCGCGACGCGCTGCGCGAGCGCGCCCGCGACGCCACGCTGCCGGAGATGCGGCGCGCACGGCTGCTGGAGATGGCCGACGCCATGGATATGTTCTGCCAGGGCGTGGACGGCGAGATGTTCGACCGGTCCGGCACGCCGTGGCCCGAGGCGGACATCACCATCGTGGACCTGGCCACCTTCGCGCGCGAGGGCTACAACGCCCAACTCTCGATTGCCTACATCTCGCTCATCAACACCGTCAACAACATCGCCGAGCGCGACCAGTTCCTGGGCCGTCCGATCATCAACGTGACGGACGAAGGCCACATCATCACGAAGAACCCGCTGCTCGCGCCCTACGTGGTCAAGATCACCAAGATGTGGCGCAAACTCGGCGCCTGGTTCTGGCTCGCCACGCAGAACCTGGACGACCTGCCGAAGGCGGCCGAGCCCATGCTCAACATGATCGAGTGGTGGATCTGCCTGTCGATGCCGCCCGATGAAGTCGAGAAGATCGCGCGCTTCCGCGAACTCAACGCGTCGCAGAAGGCGCTGATGCTCTCGGCCCGCAAGGAGGCCGGCAAGTTCAGCGAGGGCGTCATCCTGTCCAAGTCGATGGAGGTGCTGTTCCGGGCCGTGCCGCCCAGCCTCTACCTGGCGATGGCGATGACCGAGCCCGAGGAGAAGGCCGAACGCTTCCAGTTGATGCAGCAGCACGGCATCAGCGAGCTGGATGCCGCCTTCCGCGTGGCCGAGAAGATCGACCGTGCGCGGGGTATCGAACCTCTGGCGTTGGACACGTTAGCCTGA
- a CDS encoding TIGR03751 family conjugal transfer lipoprotein, producing the protein MPRIWIDAAAVLLAATLLGGCATSKEKLLPHGDSTMLDIWNLETGGGAGGGQAARQLLDARQGLRRPLTEADVQAAPGVQARYTRTAQNEIYRQFHRLPNPDLVMYVFPHLAGTDPVPVPGYSTVFPLYQRVQYAMPGERVEDY; encoded by the coding sequence ATGCCTCGGATCTGGATTGACGCGGCCGCCGTGCTGCTGGCGGCCACCCTGCTCGGCGGCTGCGCCACCAGCAAGGAGAAGCTGCTGCCACACGGCGACAGCACCATGCTCGACATCTGGAATCTGGAGACCGGCGGCGGCGCGGGCGGCGGCCAGGCCGCGCGGCAACTGCTCGACGCGCGCCAGGGCCTGCGCCGGCCGCTGACCGAGGCCGATGTGCAGGCGGCGCCCGGCGTGCAGGCGCGCTACACCCGTACCGCGCAGAACGAGATCTACCGCCAGTTCCACCGCCTGCCGAACCCCGACCTGGTGATGTACGTGTTCCCGCACCTGGCGGGCACCGACCCGGTGCCGGTGCCCGGCTACAGCACGGTGTTCCCGCTCTACCAGCGCGTGCAGTACGCGATGCCGGGCGAGCGCGTGGAGGACTACTGA